Below is a window of Alkalidesulfovibrio alkalitolerans DSM 16529 DNA.
TCGTCGACGTGCTCGGCTTTACCGGCGAAGTCAATGTGCAGGGAGAAGAGGTCAAGAAACTCGACGAATACGCGAACAACGTGCTCATCCACCGCATGTCGCGCGCGGGCGTGATCTGCGCCATGTCATCCGAGGAGAACGAAGGCATCATCGATATCCCCGAGGGATTTCCCCGCGGCGACTACGTTTTGATCTTCGACCCTCTGGATGGTTCGTCCAACATCGAAGCGAACATCAACATCGGAACCATTTTTTCGGTGTATCGTCGTCTCTCCGCGTCCGACCAACCCACGAGCATCGAGGACGTCCTACAGCCCGGCGTTGAACAGGTGGCCGCCGGATACTGCCTGTACGGCTCCTCGACCATGATGGTCCTGACCACGGGAAGCGGTGTGCATGGTTTCACCCTCGACCCAAGCGTTGGCGAATTCCTGCTGTCGCATCCAGACATCAAGATCCCGGAGCGTGGCGGCATCTACAGTATCAACGAGGGCTACACCACCTACTGGGACGGGGCCACCAGGGAGGTCGTCGAGTTCTTCAAGGACCCGGAAGGCAATGGGAGCGGCGCGCCCTACAGTTCGCGCTACATCGGGTCTCTTGTGGCCGACTTCCATCGCACGCTTTTGTATGGCGGCATATTCCTTTACCCGGCCGATATGCGAGATCCCAAAAAGCCCAAGGGGAAACTACGCCTGATGTCTGAGGCGAACCCGCTTTCCTTCGTGGTGGAGCAGGCCTGGGGACTTGCGACCGACGGCGTGAACCGCATCCTGGACATCGCTCCCACCGATCTGCACCAGCGGGTACCGCTGGTCATCGGTTCGCCGTACGAAGTAGAGAAGGTCCGGGATATCTACCGCAAACACGGGTACTGATGCCGATTCTCGGAATCGAGACCTCCTGCGACGAAACCGGACTGGCAGTTGTGGAACGGGGGAGGGTGCTGGCCGAACGGCTGGCCTCTCAGGCAGACCTGCACTCCCTGTTCGGCGGCGTGGTGCCCGAACTGGCCTCGCGTGAGCATCAGCGCATCATTGCGCCGCTTTTCGGCGCGCTCTTGAACGACGCAGGGCTTTCAGTCCGGGATCTGAATGGCGTCGCGGTGGCGCGCGGGCCTGGCCTCATGGGCAGTCTGCTCGTCGGAATCGGGTTCGCCAAGGGTTTGTGCTGCGCCACTGGCCTGTCGCTCGTCGGCGTGAACCATCTGCACGCCCATCTTCTCGCCGCGGACATGGAGCAGCGTATCGAGTGGCCCGCGCTTGGCCTGCTCGTTTCGGGCGGCCACACCCACCTGTATCGCATGCGTTCGCCCACCTCCTTTGACCTCATTGGCCGGACGCTCGACGACGCGGCCGGCGAGGCGTTCGACAAGGCGGCCAAAATCTGCAACCTGCCCTATCCCGGTGGCAGCCATGTTGATGCCCTGTCCAGGGGGCATGCGCCCGATCCAAAGCTCTTCCCGAGGCCGTATACGGACAACGACAACCTCGATTTCAGCTTCAGCGGACTGAAGACTGCATTCGGCCAGTTGGTTGCCAAGCGCCCGCACCTGAGGCTCGCGCGACTCGCCCTGGACGACCGCGACATCGGAGCCCGGCTGCCTGGAGACGTGCGCGAGGAACTAGGCATGGTCCTCGCCTCGCTCAGCCTGGCAGTGGCCGAGACGCTGACGATCAAGACCGCGCGGGCGCTCGATACCTTTTCGGATGCGAAATGCCTGGTTCTCGCGGGCGGAGTGGCGGCAAACACCATGCTCCGTGAGAACATGGCCGCGCTGGCCGCGTCACGCGGCTTGGCGCTTGTTGCGCCGAGCCCTCGCCTGTGTACTGACAATGCGGCAATGATAGGGTATGCTGGAGAAATATTTCTGGCTTCGGGGTTACGCCACGATTTGTCACTCGATGCAGTGCCTCGAGGCAGGATCGTTCCCGAGGACTGGGTCGGCGGAAACTGCCCTGCGTGATTGATGGGCGGGCCTTCGGGGTGCCCGATTCCGGTTGACAAGGGGTATGCGGGCTTATAGTTTATGCTCATTGTTCCTTTCGATGCGCCAACCATGCGGGTGATGATCCCATTCACCGCGAAAGGAACGGACAACCGAACATCAAGGCCATAAGGCGAAAAGGAGTGTGTGATGGCTATTCAGGTGACCGACAGCAACTTCGAGGCCGAAGTGCTGCAGTGCGACCTCCCCGTGCTGGTGGACTTCTGGGCGCCTTGGTGCGGCCCTTGCCGGGCTCTTGGGCCGGTCATCGAGGAACTGGCCGGCGAATACACCGGACAGGTCAAGATCACCAAGATGAACGTTGACGAAAACCCCAACACCCCCAGCAAGTATGGTATCCGCGCCATCCCGACCCTGATCCTTTTCAAGGGCGGCGAGGTTCTGGATCAGGTCACCGGGGCTGTCTCCAAGTCCAGCATCAAGGAAATGATCAGCCAGAAAGCGCTGTAATGTTATGAAAACATTCGATGTCGTTGTGATCGGTGGCGGGCCGGCCGGATTGACGGCCGCACTGTATCTGCTGCGCTCCGAGGTCAGGCTGGCCTTCGTGGAGAAGCTCTCCCCCGGAGGCCAGATGCTCCTCACCGAACGCATCGACAACTATCCCGGTTTTCCTGAGGGGATAGTCGCTTATGAGCTTGCGGATCTCATGGCCGCCCAGGTTAAGGCCTGGGAGAACAGCCAGTTCGAGCGCTTCAACGACGAAGTCCGGGCCATCGAAACCGGGGATGAGATGCACAAGGTCCGAATCGGCGATGAATGGATCGTTGCAAAGGCCGTAGTCATCTGTACCGGAGCGCAGTATCGTCGTTTGGGACTTCCCGGCGAGCGCGAGCTTACAGGCCGGGGTGTCTCCTATTGCGCCCTGTGCGATGGAAACTTTTTCAGGGACAAGGTCGTGGCCGTCATCGGCGGCGGTAATTCGGCCCTGGAGGAGGCGCTGTACCTCACGCG
It encodes the following:
- the fbp gene encoding class 1 fructose-bisphosphatase, with protein sequence MPEVNVTEHLLLNQKKMPVARGQFTHLLNQLILSFKIISREVTKAGLVDVLGFTGEVNVQGEEVKKLDEYANNVLIHRMSRAGVICAMSSEENEGIIDIPEGFPRGDYVLIFDPLDGSSNIEANINIGTIFSVYRRLSASDQPTSIEDVLQPGVEQVAAGYCLYGSSTMMVLTTGSGVHGFTLDPSVGEFLLSHPDIKIPERGGIYSINEGYTTYWDGATREVVEFFKDPEGNGSGAPYSSRYIGSLVADFHRTLLYGGIFLYPADMRDPKKPKGKLRLMSEANPLSFVVEQAWGLATDGVNRILDIAPTDLHQRVPLVIGSPYEVEKVRDIYRKHGY
- the tsaD gene encoding tRNA (adenosine(37)-N6)-threonylcarbamoyltransferase complex transferase subunit TsaD; its protein translation is MPILGIETSCDETGLAVVERGRVLAERLASQADLHSLFGGVVPELASREHQRIIAPLFGALLNDAGLSVRDLNGVAVARGPGLMGSLLVGIGFAKGLCCATGLSLVGVNHLHAHLLAADMEQRIEWPALGLLVSGGHTHLYRMRSPTSFDLIGRTLDDAAGEAFDKAAKICNLPYPGGSHVDALSRGHAPDPKLFPRPYTDNDNLDFSFSGLKTAFGQLVAKRPHLRLARLALDDRDIGARLPGDVREELGMVLASLSLAVAETLTIKTARALDTFSDAKCLVLAGGVAANTMLRENMAALAASRGLALVAPSPRLCTDNAAMIGYAGEIFLASGLRHDLSLDAVPRGRIVPEDWVGGNCPA
- the trxA gene encoding thioredoxin: MAIQVTDSNFEAEVLQCDLPVLVDFWAPWCGPCRALGPVIEELAGEYTGQVKITKMNVDENPNTPSKYGIRAIPTLILFKGGEVLDQVTGAVSKSSIKEMISQKAL
- the trxB gene encoding thioredoxin-disulfide reductase translates to MKTFDVVVIGGGPAGLTAALYLLRSEVRLAFVEKLSPGGQMLLTERIDNYPGFPEGIVAYELADLMAAQVKAWENSQFERFNDEVRAIETGDEMHKVRIGDEWIVAKAVVICTGAQYRRLGLPGERELTGRGVSYCALCDGNFFRDKVVAVIGGGNSALEEALYLTRLVKKLYLIHRRDDFRGAKCYQDRCFVHPKMEVLRSTIVTRVIGESEVTGITVKDVKSGKERDIDVDGVFVFVGFEPQDSFLPDNLKTDGRGFVVTDTEMCTNVPGIFAAGDIRSKNCRQVASAVGDGAVAANSAVSYLESHAK